ATTTAAATAAACAATAAAAGTATAAATTTATAAGTAAGGCTACTAATATTCTTTACTAACCAACCCCCTTATGCCAACTCACATCATTTTTAGCTGCATGTACTCTTAATGCTGTTTGCGAACCTACAAAGTTACCGTAGTGGCTTTCAAAAATTTGTACCCTATCCAGCCAAGTTGCTTCTTCAATTATCAGTGATACAAGTATATCTGGCACATTCTTCGGTATGAACCCTTTCTTTTTAGGGTGAACATGGCGACCCGTCCAATCAACCAGTTCAATATAATCAAGCAAAGAGAAAGGTAATGTGTTTTCATGCTCCCCCGAACCAAACCGCTTTAATGATTTGGGCTGTTTTGTTTGGTATGCAGCCTCATTATCTTGATTGTTTTTTTTGCTTTTTCTTTAGTCTTTTGGAGATGCTTTATGCGCTCTTGAATCGATGTAAAGTCACTATCCTCTAGCTTGTTTGCCACGTTCGCTCGAATTGGGTTTAAATCTACATAAGCCATACAACTGAGCAGCGCTGTTTCGTCAAGTAAGGCTTGAGACTTATATCGCCCTTACCAGTATTTACCCGTGCAGTTATCTTCCTTGTTTGCTTCTTTTGCAATGTATTCATTAAGGTTTTTCATAAACCAGCACTGGATAACCATCTTTATCCGATTTCATAATCTAATGCCCCCAAAAACACTTGGTGAAGTGACGGCATCGCAGTTTTTTGTTACTCAGCCAATCAACCAAAAGAGGCTAATAACGCATAGCCCTTGTCCACATTTAATTGCGCCGTATTTACTCTATAGTAGTAACTTGCGGTTGATAAAAGCGCTTAGATTTCGAGTATGGCTTGAACGGCATACTCATCAAGATAAAAAAAGCTTAAGCACTTCGCATGGAAAATATCAGACATAAAAGGTGAGTACGTGTTATTAGATAAGCTTATCGAGCTGAATCAGGTTGCACTAGAGCTCGGTTTATTAATGCTTATCCCCGAAAATGGTAAAAAATCGCCATTTTAAAAGTATGAGTTTTCTACCATCTTCCAAAGGCACTTTTATTCATCTCGTAAAAACATAACTCGATAAATCAGATCGTCCTTTAATTGATAAATCACGAGTACTTCTAATGATTGCTCACCCCGACCGGTCATATGGAACTTAACGGCCTCTTTATCGACCACAAAATTACCATCAATAATCCTTTCACTAATAAAAGCTTTTTTATCTAAATCTTCAACTAATGATTTATATACTTTATCTAGCGCCTTCATCCCTTTAAAAGATAAATTGTTGGGAAAGTCGTAAACCTCTATCTCTTCATGAAATAGCGCTTTAAACGATGCATAATCATTGCTGTTGTACGCCACTAAATGATCATCAATTACCTGATGGGCCTCAACATTAGTCGTTTTGAAATTTTCCTGTTCTGCACCCACGGTAATAGGTTCACTTTTATCGATTTTGACCGTGCTACATGCAGATAATAGAAGCACCGAGACAAATGATAATAACTTCATATAAATCTTTCCTTGCATAAATAAGATTTAATTAAAAA
This genomic window from Pseudoalteromonas luteoviolacea contains:
- a CDS encoding nuclear transport factor 2 family protein, with amino-acid sequence MKLLSFVSVLLLSACSTVKIDKSEPITVGAEQENFKTTNVEAHQVIDDHLVAYNSNDYASFKALFHEEIEVYDFPNNLSFKGMKALDKVYKSLVEDLDKKAFISERIIDGNFVVDKEAVKFHMTGRGEQSLEVLVIYQLKDDLIYRVMFLRDE